One Xyrauchen texanus isolate HMW12.3.18 chromosome 34, RBS_HiC_50CHRs, whole genome shotgun sequence genomic window carries:
- the LOC127628067 gene encoding alpha-2Db adrenergic receptor gives MIRLVWIYVCPITQRFTLEVTSSKLTRVLDKNTRGNGESSPNASRMDLTTITFSTVNSSADTNSTSAPRPPPHSQCVALMIILVVTVIILVTIVGNVLVVVAVFTSRALRAPQNLFLVSLASADILVATLVIPFSLANEVMGYWYFGSTWCAFYLALDVLFCTSSIVHLCAISLDRYWSVTKAVSYNLKRTPRRIKSMITVVWVISAVISFPPLLMTKHDELECLLNNETWYILSSCVVSFFAPGLIMILVYCKIYRVAKQRASTVFVAKNGVERQPSQSETCFVRKSGKSEVESPSSHSSGSRERKGELDDIDLEESSFSTKHRNSRFTKSRKVEGANPCPKPNGRLSWACSRASELDQEPKARQLSLSKSKLAQMREKRFTFVLAVVMGVFVLCWFPFFFTYSLHAICRESCTIPDSLFNLFFWIGYCNSSVNPIIYTIFNRDFRKAFKKIMCQNPVRT, from the coding sequence ATGATACGTTTGGTGTGGATTTATGTTTGCCCGATTACTCAGCGCTTCACATTGGAGGTTACAAGTTCGAAGTTGACGCGCGTCTTGGATAAAAATACGCGTGGAAATGGGGAATCGTCTCCAAACGCATCCAGAATGGATTTAACTACCATCACCTTCTCCACGGTGAACTCATCCGCGGATACTAACAGCACGAGCGCACCGAGACCCCCGCCACATTCCCAGTGCGTGGCGTTGATGATCATTCTCGTGGTCACCGTGATCATCTTGGTGACCATCGTGGGGAACGTATTAGTCGTGGTTGCCGTTTTCACCAGCCGCGCGCTGCGTGCGCCACAGAACCTCTTTCTGGTCTCTTTGGCGTCCGCTGATATTTTGGTGGCCACTTTGGTCATCCCTTTCTCCCTTGCCAATGAAGTGATGGGCTACTGGTACTTCGGCAGCACCTGGTGTGCCTTCTACCTGGCACTGGACGTGCTCTTCTGCACGTCATCCATCGTCCACCTCTGCGCCATCAGTTTGGACAGGTACTGGTCGGTGACCAAAGCGGTCAGTTACAACCTCAAGAGGACCCCACGGAGAATCAAGAGCATGATCACGGTGGTGTGGGTCATTTCAGCCGTGATCTCCTTCCCACCGCTTCTCATGACCAAACACGATGAACTGGAGTGCTTGCTTAACAACGAGACCTGGTATATCCTCTCATCCTGCGTGGTGTCGTTTTTTGCGCCTGGTCTCATCATGATTTTGGTCTACTGTAAGATTTACCGGGTGGCCAAACAGCGCGCGTCCACCGTGTTCGTGGCCAAGAACGGGGTGGAGCGACAGCCATCGCAGTCAGAGACATGCTTCGTGCGCAAGTCGGGCAAGTCCGAGGTGGAGAGCCCCAGCAGCCACAGTTCGGGCAGTCGCGAGCGCAAAGGCGAGCTAGACGACATCGACCTGGAGGAGAGCAGCTTCTCCACCAAACACAGGAACTCACGCTTCACCAAGAGTAGAAAAGTGGAAGGGGCAAATCCATGCCCAAAGCCAAATGGACGCCTGTCGTGGGCATGTAGCCGCGCCTCGGAGCTCGATCAAGAGCCGAAGGCGCGACAGCTCTCCTTATCCAAGTCGAAACTGGCACAGATGCGCGAGAAACGCTTCACATTCGTGTTGGCTGTGGTCATGGGGGTGTTCGTGCTCTGCTGGTTCCCTTTCTTCTTCACCTACAGTCTTCATGCCATTTGCCGGGAAAGTTGCACAATACCGGATTCTCTATTTAACCTATTTTTCTGGATTGGCTACTGCAACAGCTCAGTGAACCCTATCATATATACTATCTTCAACAGAGACTTTAGGAAAGCATTCAAAAAGATTATGTGCCAGAACCCTGTACGCacgtaa